Proteins encoded by one window of Hyphomicrobium nitrativorans NL23:
- the scpA gene encoding methylmalonyl-CoA mutase: MTTIPDFTKISFEDTRTANGVGASAAPATADDVFTTPEGIPVKPVYTDADTAGLDFLDTWPGIAPYLRGPYPTMYVAQPWTIRQYAGFSTAEDSNAFYRRNIAAGQKGLSVAFDLATHRGYDSDHPRVRGDVGMAGVAIDSIYDMRTLFDSIPLQEMTVSMTMNGAVLPILALFIVAGEEQGVPAAKLAGTIQNDILKEFMVRNTYIYPPEPSMRIVSDIFAYTSANMPKFNSISISGYHMQEAGATADLELGYTIADGIEYARAGVAGGLDIDKFAPRLSFFWAIGMNYFMEIAKMRAARLLWADLIKREFAPKDVRSLSLRTHSQTSGWSLTAQDIFNNATRTCIEAMAATQGHTQSLHTNGIDEAIALPTDFSARIARNTQLLLQQESGTTRPIDPWGGSHFIERLTYELALKAKAHIDEVEKLGGMAKAIAAGIPKIRIEEAAARTQARIDSGRQTIVGINKLRVKDDLEINFLKVDNAAVREQQIAKLKRLRAERNEEQTQAALNALTEGAKGDANLLDLCVKAARAMATVGEMSEAMEKVFTRHRAEVRAISGVYRSEAGAMNDDVGTVIQMAAEFEKTDGRRPRILIAKMGQDGHDRGQKVIASAFADLGFDVDIGPLFATPDEAARQAVENDVHVIGVSTMTAGHLTLVPDLKASLAKDGREDIMVVVGGVIPPHDYEALYSAGAEAIFGPGTNIPKAAADLIDKLNQKYGYTKAAAE; the protein is encoded by the coding sequence ATGACCACGATCCCGGATTTCACCAAGATCTCGTTCGAGGATACGCGGACGGCGAACGGCGTCGGCGCGAGCGCCGCTCCGGCCACCGCCGACGACGTCTTCACGACGCCGGAAGGCATTCCCGTGAAGCCGGTCTACACGGATGCCGACACGGCGGGGCTCGACTTCCTCGACACGTGGCCCGGCATCGCGCCTTACCTTCGCGGCCCCTACCCCACGATGTACGTCGCGCAGCCGTGGACCATCCGCCAGTATGCGGGCTTCTCGACGGCGGAAGATTCCAACGCGTTCTACCGGCGCAACATCGCGGCCGGCCAGAAGGGCCTTTCGGTCGCGTTCGATCTCGCGACGCACCGCGGCTACGATTCCGATCATCCGCGCGTGCGGGGCGACGTCGGCATGGCCGGGGTCGCCATCGATTCCATCTACGACATGCGCACGCTCTTCGACAGCATCCCGCTGCAAGAAATGACCGTGTCGATGACGATGAACGGCGCGGTGCTGCCCATTCTCGCGCTCTTCATCGTGGCGGGCGAGGAGCAGGGCGTGCCGGCCGCGAAGCTCGCGGGCACCATCCAGAACGACATCCTCAAAGAATTCATGGTGCGCAACACCTACATCTATCCGCCCGAACCTTCGATGCGGATCGTGTCGGACATCTTCGCCTACACCTCGGCCAACATGCCGAAGTTCAACTCGATCTCGATCTCCGGCTATCACATGCAGGAAGCGGGCGCGACGGCGGACCTCGAACTCGGCTACACCATCGCGGACGGCATCGAGTATGCGCGCGCGGGCGTGGCTGGCGGCCTCGACATCGACAAGTTCGCGCCGCGCCTCTCGTTCTTCTGGGCGATCGGCATGAACTACTTCATGGAGATCGCGAAGATGCGCGCGGCGCGTCTTCTCTGGGCGGATCTCATCAAGCGCGAATTCGCGCCGAAGGACGTGCGCTCGCTGTCGCTGCGCACGCACAGCCAGACCTCGGGCTGGAGCCTCACGGCGCAGGACATCTTCAACAACGCGACACGCACCTGCATCGAGGCCATGGCGGCGACGCAGGGGCATACGCAGAGCCTTCACACTAACGGCATCGACGAAGCCATCGCGCTGCCGACCGACTTCTCGGCGCGCATCGCGCGCAACACGCAGCTTCTCTTGCAGCAGGAAAGCGGCACGACGCGGCCCATCGACCCGTGGGGCGGCAGCCACTTCATCGAGCGCCTCACGTACGAGCTTGCGCTCAAGGCGAAAGCGCACATCGACGAAGTCGAGAAGCTCGGCGGCATGGCGAAGGCCATCGCGGCGGGCATTCCGAAGATCCGCATCGAGGAAGCGGCGGCCCGCACGCAGGCGCGCATCGACAGCGGGCGGCAGACCATCGTGGGCATCAACAAACTGCGGGTGAAGGACGATCTCGAAATCAACTTCCTCAAGGTCGACAACGCGGCCGTGCGCGAGCAGCAGATCGCCAAGCTCAAGCGGCTGCGCGCCGAACGCAACGAGGAGCAGACGCAGGCCGCCCTCAACGCGCTCACCGAAGGCGCCAAGGGCGACGCCAACCTGCTCGACCTCTGCGTGAAGGCCGCGCGCGCGATGGCGACCGTCGGCGAGATGTCGGAAGCGATGGAAAAAGTCTTCACGCGGCACCGCGCCGAGGTCCGCGCGATCTCGGGCGTTTACAGATCGGAGGCGGGCGCCATGAACGACGACGTCGGAACCGTGATTCAGATGGCGGCCGAGTTCGAGAAGACGGACGGGCGGCGTCCGCGCATCCTGATCGCGAAGATGGGCCAGGACGGGCACGACCGCGGGCAGAAGGTGATCGCATCGGCGTTTGCCGACCTCGGCTTCGACGTCGACATCGGGCCGCTGTTCGCAACGCCGGACGAGGCCGCACGCCAGGCAGTCGAGAACGACGTGCACGTGATCGGCGTCTCGACGATGACGGCGGGCCATCTCACGCTGGTGCCGGACCTCAAGGCGTCGCTCGCCAAGGACGGCCGCGAGGACATCATGGTCGTCGTCGGCGGCGTGATCCCGCCGCATGACTACGAGGCGCTCTATTCGGCGGGCGCGGAAGCGATCTTCGGCCCCGGCACGAACATTCCGAAGGCGGCCGCCGACCTGATCGACAAGCTCAATCAGAAGTACGGGTACACGAAGGCGGCTGCGGAGTAG
- a CDS encoding superoxide dismutase — MTTFKLPELPYAYDALTPYMSAETLEFHHDKHHKTYVDNGNKLIVGSGLEGKSIEEICKAAYSGKNQPIINNVGQHYNHIHFWQWMKKDGGGNKLPGNVQKLVDGYGGFDKVRADFIDAGTTQFGSGWAWLAVRDGKLEVSKTPNGENPLMHGAQPILGVDVWEHSYYIDYRNARPKYLEAWFDNLINWEHVEELAA, encoded by the coding sequence GTGACCACTTTCAAGCTCCCTGAACTTCCGTATGCCTACGACGCGCTCACGCCCTATATGTCGGCCGAGACGCTCGAATTCCATCACGACAAGCATCACAAGACCTACGTCGACAACGGCAACAAGCTGATCGTCGGCTCGGGGCTTGAGGGCAAGTCGATCGAGGAGATCTGCAAGGCGGCCTATTCGGGCAAGAACCAGCCGATCATCAACAACGTCGGCCAGCACTACAATCATATCCACTTCTGGCAGTGGATGAAGAAGGATGGCGGCGGAAACAAGCTGCCCGGCAACGTGCAGAAGCTTGTCGACGGCTACGGCGGTTTCGACAAGGTCCGCGCCGATTTCATCGATGCGGGCACGACGCAGTTCGGCTCCGGCTGGGCGTGGCTCGCCGTTCGCGACGGCAAGCTCGAAGTCTCCAAGACGCCGAACGGCGAGAATCCGTTGATGCACGGCGCGCAGCCGATTCTCGGCGTCGATGTGTGGGAGCACAGCTACTACATCGACTATCGCAACGCGCGGCCGAAGTATCTCGAAGCCTGGTTCGACAATCTCATCAACTGGGAGCACGTCGAGGAACTGGCGGCCTAA
- a CDS encoding zinc-dependent alcohol dehydrogenase family protein gives MKAIKLARPASLDTFEVAEIGDPGAPGPGQIRVRLHANSLNYHDYAVAVGAIPTEGGRIPMSDGAGVVEAVGDGVAEFAEGDNVVSVFFPYWQNGEPPHGNFSHVPGDGLDGYAREAIVTPQTWFTRAPKGWSHVEAATLPCAALTAWRALVVEGGLKAGDSVLILGTGGVAIFALQMAKAMGAIAIVTSSSDAKLERAREMGADFTVNYKTDPDWGDTVRTWTGKRGVDHVLEIGGPGTLAQSITAARIGGHISLIGILTGIKGEVPTLAMMAKQIKLKGIIVGSRAHQAEMIRGLEATGIRPVIDRTFPLANLADAFRYEETGQHFGKICIEM, from the coding sequence ATGAAAGCCATCAAACTTGCGCGGCCGGCGAGCCTCGATACGTTCGAGGTGGCGGAGATCGGCGATCCGGGCGCGCCGGGGCCGGGGCAGATCCGCGTTCGGCTTCATGCGAATTCGCTGAACTATCACGACTACGCGGTCGCAGTCGGCGCGATCCCGACCGAAGGCGGGCGCATCCCGATGTCGGATGGCGCGGGCGTGGTCGAGGCGGTCGGCGACGGCGTGGCCGAGTTCGCGGAAGGCGACAACGTCGTGTCGGTGTTTTTTCCCTACTGGCAGAATGGGGAGCCTCCGCACGGCAACTTCTCTCACGTGCCGGGCGACGGCCTCGACGGCTATGCCCGGGAAGCTATCGTGACCCCGCAGACGTGGTTCACACGCGCACCGAAGGGCTGGAGCCACGTCGAAGCCGCCACGCTTCCGTGCGCGGCGCTGACGGCGTGGCGCGCGCTTGTCGTGGAAGGCGGGCTCAAAGCCGGCGATAGCGTGCTGATCCTCGGCACGGGCGGCGTCGCGATCTTCGCGTTGCAGATGGCGAAAGCGATGGGCGCAATCGCCATCGTCACCTCGTCGTCGGATGCGAAACTCGAACGCGCCCGAGAGATGGGCGCGGACTTCACCGTCAATTACAAGACCGATCCCGACTGGGGCGATACGGTGCGGACGTGGACCGGCAAACGCGGCGTCGATCATGTGCTCGAAATCGGCGGGCCGGGCACGCTTGCGCAGTCGATCACGGCGGCGCGGATCGGCGGGCACATCTCGCTGATCGGCATCCTGACCGGCATCAAGGGCGAGGTGCCGACGCTCGCCATGATGGCCAAGCAGATCAAGCTCAAGGGCATCATCGTCGGGAGCCGCGCACATCAGGCCGAGATGATCCGCGGGCTGGAAGCGACGGGCATCCGCCCCGTGATCGACAGGACGTTCCCGCTCGCGAACCTTGCGGATGCCTTCCGCTACGAGGAAACCGGACAGCACTTCGGCAAGATCTGCATCGAGATGTAA
- the clpS gene encoding ATP-dependent Clp protease adapter ClpS: MAGKNGAGRDQGGDEGKTGLVTKTRPKTKKPSLYKVLLLNDDYTPMEFVVLVLEKYFSKGREEATRIMLHVHHKGVGICGVYTYEVAETKVTQVMDFSRQHGHPLQCTMEKE, encoded by the coding sequence ATGGCGGGCAAGAACGGCGCCGGACGGGATCAGGGCGGGGACGAGGGCAAAACAGGCCTCGTGACCAAGACACGCCCTAAGACGAAGAAGCCTTCTCTCTACAAGGTGCTTCTTCTCAACGACGATTACACCCCGATGGAATTCGTGGTCCTCGTGCTGGAAAAATACTTCAGCAAGGGCCGCGAGGAGGCGACGCGGATCATGCTGCACGTGCACCACAAAGGCGTGGGCATCTGTGGCGTGTACACCTACGAGGTCGCCGAGACGAAGGTCACGCAGGTTATGGACTTCTCCCGCCAGCACGGCCATCCTCTGCAATGCACCATGGAGAAAGAGTAG
- the clpA gene encoding ATP-dependent Clp protease ATP-binding subunit ClpA — MPSFSKSLEASLHRALEFANERNHEFATLEHLLAALIDDRDAAAVMRACNVDLDQLRARVGEYLDTELGSLVHKGAAEAQPTTGFQRVIHRAVVHVQSSGREEVTGANVLVAIFAERESHAAFFLQEQDMTRFDAVQYISHGIAKRAGLSEPRGVRGSDDEQASEAGEEKKPGQDALNTYCVNLNKKARDGRIDPLIGREQEVLRTIQVLCRRQKNNPLLVGDPGVGKTAIAEGLARKILRNEVPEVLKDATIFALDMGALLAGTRYRGDFEERLKAVMKEVENYPGAILFIDEIHTVIGAGATSGGAMDASNLLKPALQSGLVRCIGSTTYKEYRQHFEKDRALVRRFQKIDVKEPTVEDSIAILKGLKPYFEEFHKLKYTGEAIKAAVELSAKYIHDRKLPDKAIDVIDETGASQMLVPEGKRKKKITVKEVEATVATMARIPPKTVTKSDAEVLVNLEKDLKRLVFGQDKAIVALSAAIKLARAGLREPEKPIGSYLFSGPTGVGKTEVAKQLASLMGVELLRFDMSEYMEKHTVSRLIGAPPGYVGFDQGGLLTDGVDQHPHCVLLLDEIEKAHPDLFNILLQVMDHGKLTDHNGKSVDFRNVILIMTTNAGASDMARPPMGFNREKREGEDTEAVNRLFTPEFRNRLDAVIPFSGLPPEVISMVVEKFIFQLEAQLADRGVMIELSEGAQKWIVEKGYDDKFGARPLARVIQEHIKKPLADELLFGRLENGGTVKVLVQGKGEESGLTFEIVPADPSKKTRSREEDEDDDEGTEEAALVEATPPRKALPGPKEKKERSPRSGGAVPSVPRKKDD, encoded by the coding sequence GTGCCATCCTTCTCGAAGTCACTTGAAGCCTCGCTCCACCGCGCGCTTGAGTTCGCCAACGAGCGCAATCACGAGTTCGCAACGCTGGAGCATCTGCTTGCGGCGCTGATCGACGACCGCGATGCGGCCGCCGTGATGCGGGCCTGCAATGTGGATCTCGATCAATTGCGCGCGCGTGTCGGTGAGTATCTCGATACCGAACTCGGCAGCCTCGTGCACAAAGGCGCGGCGGAAGCGCAGCCTACCACGGGCTTCCAGCGCGTCATCCACCGCGCGGTCGTCCACGTGCAGTCGTCGGGCCGCGAAGAGGTGACGGGCGCCAACGTGCTCGTCGCGATCTTTGCCGAGCGCGAAAGCCACGCCGCATTCTTCCTGCAGGAGCAGGATATGACGCGCTTCGACGCCGTGCAGTACATCAGCCACGGCATCGCGAAGCGTGCAGGTCTCTCCGAGCCGCGCGGTGTTCGTGGCTCTGACGACGAGCAGGCGAGCGAGGCGGGCGAGGAGAAGAAGCCCGGCCAGGATGCGCTCAACACCTATTGCGTCAACCTCAACAAAAAGGCGCGCGACGGCCGCATCGATCCCTTGATCGGACGCGAGCAGGAGGTGCTGCGCACCATCCAGGTGCTCTGCCGCCGGCAGAAGAACAATCCGCTGCTCGTCGGCGATCCCGGCGTCGGCAAAACCGCCATCGCCGAGGGCCTCGCGCGCAAGATCTTGCGCAACGAAGTGCCCGAGGTACTCAAGGACGCCACCATCTTCGCGCTCGACATGGGCGCGCTTCTCGCAGGCACGCGCTACCGCGGCGACTTCGAGGAGCGGCTCAAGGCGGTGATGAAGGAGGTGGAGAACTATCCTGGCGCCATCCTCTTCATCGACGAGATCCACACCGTGATCGGCGCGGGCGCAACGTCTGGCGGGGCGATGGACGCATCGAACCTTCTGAAGCCCGCGCTTCAGTCGGGCCTCGTGCGCTGCATCGGCTCGACCACCTACAAGGAGTACCGCCAGCACTTCGAGAAGGATCGCGCGCTCGTCCGCCGCTTCCAGAAGATCGACGTGAAGGAGCCGACGGTCGAGGATTCGATTGCGATCCTGAAGGGCCTCAAGCCCTACTTCGAGGAGTTCCACAAGCTCAAGTACACGGGCGAAGCCATCAAGGCGGCGGTGGAGCTTTCGGCGAAGTACATCCACGACCGCAAGCTGCCGGACAAGGCGATCGACGTGATCGACGAGACTGGCGCCTCGCAGATGCTGGTGCCGGAAGGCAAGCGCAAGAAGAAGATCACCGTGAAAGAGGTGGAAGCGACCGTCGCCACGATGGCCCGCATCCCGCCGAAGACGGTGACGAAATCCGACGCCGAGGTTCTCGTGAACCTCGAAAAGGATCTGAAGCGCCTCGTGTTCGGCCAGGACAAGGCGATCGTCGCCCTCTCGGCTGCGATCAAGCTCGCGCGTGCGGGTCTGCGCGAGCCGGAGAAGCCGATTGGCAGCTACCTGTTCTCGGGCCCCACCGGCGTCGGCAAGACCGAGGTCGCCAAACAACTTGCGTCTCTCATGGGCGTGGAGCTGTTGCGCTTCGACATGTCCGAATACATGGAGAAGCACACCGTCTCGCGTCTCATCGGCGCGCCTCCGGGCTACGTCGGCTTCGACCAGGGCGGTCTCCTGACGGACGGCGTGGATCAGCATCCCCACTGCGTGCTTTTGCTCGACGAGATCGAGAAGGCGCACCCGGATCTGTTCAACATCCTCCTGCAGGTGATGGACCACGGCAAGCTCACCGATCACAACGGCAAGTCGGTCGATTTCCGCAACGTCATCCTCATCATGACGACGAACGCGGGCGCGAGCGACATGGCGCGCCCGCCTATGGGCTTCAACCGCGAGAAGCGCGAGGGCGAGGATACGGAGGCCGTGAACCGGCTGTTCACCCCCGAGTTCCGCAACCGCCTCGACGCGGTAATCCCGTTCTCGGGACTTCCGCCGGAAGTCATCTCGATGGTGGTCGAGAAGTTCATCTTCCAGCTCGAAGCCCAGCTTGCAGACCGCGGTGTGATGATCGAGCTGTCGGAAGGCGCGCAGAAGTGGATCGTCGAGAAGGGCTACGACGACAAGTTCGGCGCCCGGCCGCTCGCACGCGTCATCCAGGAGCACATCAAGAAACCGCTGGCCGACGAGCTGCTGTTCGGCAGGCTCGAAAACGGCGGCACGGTCAAGGTGCTGGTGCAGGGCAAGGGCGAGGAGAGCGGTCTCACGTTCGAGATCGTCCCGGCCGATCCTTCGAAGAAGACGCGCTCGCGCGAAGAGGACGAGGACGACGACGAGGGCACCGAGGAGGCGGCCCTTGTGGAGGCGACGCCGCCGCGCAAGGCGCTTCCCGGCCCGAAGGAGAAGAAGGAGCGCAGCCCGCGCTCCGGCGGCGCCGTGCCGAGCGTGCCGCGCAAGAAAGACGACTGA
- a CDS encoding DUF599 domain-containing protein → MKLLSLPLIDAIALASFLFCWLGYGVTARWLGRRRPSLISSVNVFRARWMRRIFERDSHIADAALLGNLLRGALFFASTTVFILGGLIALLPALGHVVSHLPYSSSADPWVLELKALVLIAAFVYAFFKFTWSAWQYNVLSIIVGAAPTAVETNTADFTRYVDNAAHIATMAGDSYNNGIRAYYFAIALFAWFIDPLVLLAVTLIVTFVLYRREFASPMLGSLQRVTDIK, encoded by the coding sequence ATGAAACTTCTGTCGCTGCCGCTCATCGACGCGATTGCGCTTGCGAGCTTTCTTTTCTGCTGGCTGGGCTACGGCGTGACCGCGCGGTGGCTTGGCCGGCGCAGGCCGAGCCTCATCTCGTCGGTCAACGTGTTCCGCGCGCGCTGGATGCGGCGCATCTTCGAGCGCGATTCGCACATCGCGGATGCCGCGTTGCTCGGAAACCTGCTGCGGGGGGCGTTGTTCTTCGCCTCCACCACGGTGTTCATCCTCGGCGGTCTCATCGCGCTTCTGCCCGCGTTGGGACACGTCGTCTCGCATCTTCCCTATTCGTCGTCGGCCGATCCCTGGGTGCTGGAACTCAAGGCGCTCGTGCTGATCGCCGCGTTCGTCTACGCATTCTTCAAGTTCACGTGGTCGGCGTGGCAGTACAATGTTCTCTCGATCATCGTGGGCGCGGCGCCGACTGCGGTGGAAACAAATACAGCGGACTTCACACGCTACGTCGATAACGCCGCGCACATCGCCACCATGGCGGGCGACAGCTACAACAACGGCATCCGCGCCTACTACTTCGCGATCGCGCTTTTCGCGTGGTTTATCGATCCGCTGGTGCTGCTCGCCGTGACGCTGATCGTGACGTTCGTGCTGTATCGGCGCGAGTTCGCATCGCCCATGCTGGGGAGCCTGCAGCGCGTCACGGATATCAAGTAG
- a CDS encoding methylmalonyl-CoA mutase family protein has translation MTAAGSSRDGALTPLASDFERATREQWLTLVDKAIKGADFEKRLVTRTADGIRVEPLYTREGASPALQDAVPGQAPFTRGARSSVDGLGWEIRQRIAATEPARANTEIMTELDGGTNGILLEIEAPGQAGVRIASAADMAAALRGMRLDMAPVELNAGLGASDAARHFLAALPTLGIPAAETRVFLGLDPIGAMARFGQLPLPIEKALAETMALAGDARTAIPLARTVRVDAALYHEAGATDAFELALLGATLIAYLRTFEAAGVAPSEALAQISFVVAADTNQFQTLAKVRAARRIIWRIADAAGAGDDARNLHISARASMRVLAKRDPWTNMLRSTLCCAGAALGGADAITVLPFTAALGAPDDFSRRAARNIQIVLQEESWLGRVVDPMGGAWYIENLTDEVAKVAWGFLQDIEAMGGVIAALDQGFVQDKTTADAGLRAKAIATGREDLTGVSAFPLLGDDGVKYQPHAPVPPLAGAQIVRPLTPHRLAEPFEALRDAADAFIARTGNEPVVFLASIGAVIDHTARSTWVKNYLAAGGIKALTSDGYATPDAAADAFKASGAALACICSSDALNELHAAATATALKQAGAGFVLMAGRPGDREAALREAGVDQFLFAGADAVAALKGLQERLGIS, from the coding sequence ATGACGGCCGCCGGAAGCTCCCGTGACGGTGCTCTCACGCCGCTCGCCTCGGATTTCGAGCGTGCGACGCGCGAGCAGTGGCTCACGCTCGTCGACAAAGCGATCAAGGGCGCGGATTTCGAGAAACGTCTCGTCACGCGCACCGCCGACGGCATCCGCGTCGAGCCGCTCTACACGCGCGAGGGCGCATCGCCCGCGCTTCAGGACGCGGTTCCCGGGCAGGCTCCCTTCACGCGGGGCGCACGCTCCAGCGTGGACGGGCTCGGCTGGGAGATCCGCCAACGCATCGCGGCCACGGAGCCCGCTCGCGCCAACACCGAGATCATGACGGAACTCGACGGCGGCACCAACGGAATCCTGCTCGAAATCGAAGCGCCGGGTCAGGCCGGTGTGCGTATCGCGAGCGCCGCCGACATGGCCGCGGCGCTCCGGGGCATGCGGCTCGACATGGCGCCCGTCGAACTCAACGCCGGTCTTGGAGCCTCCGACGCCGCCCGGCACTTCCTCGCCGCGCTGCCGACGCTCGGCATTCCTGCCGCCGAGACGCGCGTGTTCCTCGGGCTCGATCCGATCGGCGCGATGGCGCGCTTCGGCCAGCTCCCGCTCCCCATCGAGAAGGCGCTTGCCGAGACGATGGCCCTCGCGGGCGACGCGCGGACGGCGATCCCTCTGGCACGGACGGTGCGCGTGGATGCGGCCCTCTATCACGAAGCCGGTGCGACGGACGCGTTCGAGCTTGCGCTGCTCGGCGCAACGCTGATCGCGTATCTGCGCACGTTCGAAGCGGCAGGCGTCGCGCCGTCCGAGGCTCTTGCCCAGATCTCGTTCGTGGTCGCGGCCGACACCAATCAGTTCCAGACGCTCGCGAAAGTGCGCGCGGCACGCCGCATCATCTGGCGCATCGCGGACGCCGCAGGTGCGGGCGACGATGCGCGCAATCTGCATATCTCAGCGCGCGCCTCCATGCGCGTGCTCGCCAAGCGCGACCCGTGGACCAACATGCTGCGCTCGACGCTGTGCTGCGCGGGGGCGGCGCTCGGCGGCGCCGACGCGATCACGGTGCTGCCGTTCACGGCGGCCCTTGGCGCACCGGACGATTTCTCGCGCCGCGCGGCCCGCAACATCCAGATCGTGTTGCAGGAAGAATCCTGGCTCGGCCGCGTGGTCGATCCGATGGGCGGGGCCTGGTACATCGAAAACCTCACCGACGAAGTGGCGAAGGTGGCCTGGGGCTTCCTGCAGGACATCGAAGCCATGGGCGGCGTGATCGCGGCGCTCGATCAAGGCTTCGTGCAGGACAAGACGACGGCGGACGCGGGCCTGCGCGCCAAGGCCATCGCCACCGGCCGCGAGGATCTGACGGGCGTCTCGGCGTTCCCGCTGCTCGGCGACGACGGCGTGAAATATCAACCGCACGCGCCGGTTCCGCCGCTCGCGGGCGCTCAGATCGTGCGCCCGCTGACGCCGCACCGGCTCGCCGAGCCGTTCGAGGCGCTGCGCGATGCGGCCGACGCCTTCATCGCGCGGACAGGCAACGAACCCGTCGTGTTTTTGGCCAGCATCGGCGCCGTGATCGACCACACCGCGCGCTCGACGTGGGTCAAGAATTACCTGGCGGCAGGCGGCATCAAGGCGTTGACGAGCGACGGCTACGCGACGCCGGACGCCGCGGCAGACGCCTTCAAGGCATCCGGCGCGGCGCTCGCGTGCATCTGTTCCTCGGACGCGCTCAACGAGCTTCACGCCGCGGCAACGGCCACTGCGCTCAAGCAGGCTGGCGCGGGCTTCGTGCTGATGGCAGGGCGGCCTGGCGACCGGGAAGCCGCGCTGCGGGAGGCCGGCGTCGACCAGTTCCTGTTCGCGGGCGCCGATGCGGTGGCCGCCCTTAAGGGGCTTCAGGAAAGACTCGGAATTTCGTAA
- a CDS encoding helicase HerA-like domain-containing protein, whose translation MTQSVLADDRIFLGKSTKPEYLELRFANRHGLVTGATGTGKTVTLQGLAEGFSNAGVPVFAADIKGDLSGIAAVGEPKDFLTKRATEVDLGADYRQRAFPTIFWDVFGEQGHPVRATVLDMGPLLLARMLELNEVQEGVLNIAFRVAADEQIPILDLKDLRAMIANIAERSKELSMQYGNVATASVGAIQRRLLVLEEQGADQFFGEPSLDIADLMRVAPDGRGVISILAADKLMERPRLYTTFLLWMLTRLWLTLPEVGDVPKPKLVFFFDEAHLLFDEAPKALMERIEQIARLIRSKGVGVYFITQSPLDVPDTVSAQLGNRVQHALRAFTPREQRAVRAAATTFRKNPDLDTERVILELKVGEALVSMLENKGEPSIVQRTLIRPPEGRLGPVSENERLSVIEYSPVYGKYEQVIDSDSAHEILARRAAKTTEEAGADSGGGWSDVVFGGGSTPQKGGRRRQGMGEMIGKDLQRSISRTIATTIKNIIVKSVTGRR comes from the coding sequence ATGACCCAGTCGGTTTTGGCGGACGATAGGATCTTCCTCGGAAAAAGCACGAAGCCCGAATACCTCGAACTTCGCTTCGCGAACCGGCACGGGCTCGTCACGGGCGCGACGGGTACCGGCAAGACGGTCACTTTGCAGGGGCTGGCAGAGGGCTTTTCGAACGCTGGTGTCCCCGTCTTCGCAGCCGACATCAAGGGCGATCTTTCGGGTATCGCCGCGGTCGGCGAACCGAAGGACTTCCTGACCAAGCGCGCGACCGAGGTCGATCTCGGCGCCGACTATCGGCAGCGCGCCTTCCCGACCATCTTCTGGGACGTGTTCGGTGAGCAGGGCCATCCTGTGCGCGCGACCGTGCTCGACATGGGCCCGCTTCTGCTTGCGCGTATGCTGGAGCTTAACGAGGTGCAGGAAGGCGTGCTCAACATCGCCTTCCGCGTCGCCGCCGACGAGCAGATCCCGATCCTCGATCTCAAGGATCTGCGCGCGATGATCGCCAACATCGCCGAGCGCTCGAAAGAGCTTTCGATGCAGTATGGCAACGTGGCGACGGCGTCGGTGGGCGCGATCCAGCGCCGCCTTCTGGTGCTGGAAGAACAGGGCGCCGACCAGTTCTTCGGCGAGCCCTCGCTCGACATCGCCGACCTCATGCGCGTCGCCCCAGACGGCCGCGGCGTGATCTCGATCCTCGCCGCCGACAAGCTGATGGAACGGCCGCGCCTCTACACCACGTTCCTGCTTTGGATGCTGACCCGCCTCTGGCTGACGTTGCCCGAAGTCGGCGACGTGCCGAAGCCGAAGCTCGTGTTCTTCTTCGACGAAGCTCATCTTCTCTTCGACGAAGCGCCGAAGGCGCTGATGGAGCGCATCGAGCAGATCGCGCGCCTGATCCGCTCGAAGGGCGTCGGCGTCTATTTCATCACGCAGAGCCCGCTCGACGTGCCCGATACCGTCTCCGCGCAGCTCGGCAACCGCGTGCAGCACGCGCTCCGCGCGTTCACGCCGCGCGAGCAGCGGGCCGTGAGAGCGGCCGCCACCACATTCCGCAAGAACCCCGACCTCGACACCGAGCGGGTCATTCTGGAACTCAAGGTCGGCGAAGCGCTCGTCTCGATGCTGGAGAACAAGGGCGAGCCATCCATCGTCCAGCGGACGCTGATCCGCCCGCCTGAAGGCCGTCTCGGTCCGGTGTCCGAGAACGAGCGCCTGAGCGTGATCGAATACAGCCCCGTCTACGGGAAATACGAGCAAGTGATCGACAGCGACAGCGCCCACGAGATCCTTGCCCGGCGCGCGGCGAAAACCACCGAGGAAGCCGGAGCGGACAGCGGCGGCGGATGGAGCGACGTCGTATTCGGCGGGGGCAGCACCCCGCAAAAGGGCGGACGTCGCCGACAGGGCATGGGCGAAATGATCGGCAAGGATCTGCAGCGTTCCATTTCGCGGACCATTGCCACCACGATCAAGAACATCATCGTCAAATCGGTAACGGGACGACGCTGA